TCCCCAAACAAAATGTCCGGTTGCTGAACCAAGGCCCGTGCCGCGGCCACCCGTTGCTTTTGGCCGCCGGATAACTCGGTCGGATAATGATCCAACACCGCGGCAATGCCAAGCGTTGCCGCAATTTGATCAACCGCTGCCTGTTGCTTTTTGGCACTGACATTCTGTAGCGCCAGCGGCAAGGCGATGTTTTCACGCCCGGTTAAGTTCTCCAATAAATTGAAGTCCTGGAAAATGAAGCCGATTTTCTTGGCCCGAAAATCCGAAAGTGCATTGCCTTTTAACTTGGTCACATCTTCGCCTTTAATGCGAACAGCACCAGAAGTCGGGCGATCAAGTGTACTGAGAATGTTCAACAAGGTTGTCTTCCCTGAGCCAGACGCCCCCATGATGCCAACGAATTCACCGGGTTCAACCTGGAAACTAACACCTTTCAATGCTGGCGTCTGCTTTTCACCGCGTTTGCCATAAGTTTTGGTCACATTTTCAACCGTTACAACTGGTTGTTTGTCCATGATAATCCTCCATTTGCCTGTTTGCTTTTTTGAATAATGTCATCATACCAGCTCTAGACCGGCATTTCCTGATAATGGGCTAACAAACAGCCTTTTCAAGCTAACGTCTTTGTAAGCCACTTTAACTTTTCTTTACTTCTGGTTTTTCACAGCTGCGACTGTTTCGACAGCTGCGAAAAGAAAGTTGCTGGTGTACCGCCTGTTAATGAAGAGGCGGTCGTGTATCAGTGAGCATATCGTGGCAAAAGAAAAACAAGGCTTTGATCTTTTAAATCCCATCAACCGAAACCTTGTCGCTTCTTAATACTCACGCTATTGACCAAAGAGCAGTCGCTTAATCTAATTTCTGTCTTGCCGCTTTTGGCACATCTTTAGACGGAACACTTTGCCAGCGGGTAACGCCGCGATTTTTGTTGTAAGTCATTTTTAGGTACGCATTCATCTTCAAATGCCGGTCACGATAAACTTTAAACTTGAGTTGCTTGGCTTGACCCTTTTCATCATAACCGGTCAACTTATAGTCATACTGCTTGTTGCCTTCACTATCATTTGATTCTTTACCTTTTTCCGTAATCTTCGTATAGTAGCTCGGACCGCCGTAGCTAAAATGTTGATAAGCTTTCATGGCACCGAATCCCAGCACAATCAGGACAACCAATCCTATTAGCATTTTTTTCAATGTCGTTTCGCCCCTTTTTTAATTTCCAGCCGCCAGCTATTCAAAGAGAGGTTTGTTCCCATAGCTCTCAGGCTTTCAGTTAGTTTATCAAGCGTGCGTCCCTATTGAAAATAGAATTGTCTAACAAATCACAAGACGTAACTAACGGGTTTGTAAGCAAGTTCACTGTTACGACTTTTCGACGGGAAAAAAGTTGTGCAGCTCAATAGCGCGGCGCACCAGCGGGGATATGCTGACCACTTGAATGCTCATTGACCGCCAGCAAAGCACAACTAAACTTCACTCACTCGTCGTGCAAAACTATCTGGCTGGCACTTACCTCCAAGCTAGCCAAGACATCTTGCTGTTCGATGAAAGTGATCCAAGCCTGCCGCGAATCTTGATCTTCCTCTTTAATATAGCGTTTCAAGTTGCAATAAGCGCTGCACACAAATCGCTCCACCATTGCGTCAACAGCTTTATCTGCCATTTTAGCGTCGCACTGACTTGTCGCCTGTTTAAGCCGTTGGTAGACAACCGCGCGCCGCCGAAAATCACGTACAGCATGGCAATGGGACATCACATATTCTTTAAATGTATCATGATTCAAACTTCCGCCTTCTTTGGTTAATTGAGAGACCTAACTTGTTATCATTTTAACATGGTCTTTGGAAATTCAGAATATGAAGTGCGATGGCGGCTTTTTGTTTGTGATTGTCACGTTATAGGGAACGTTTTACGGCAGTGCATGAGGCAGATGATTCATGATCTCATTGTAGTATCTCAAACTGAAAGACACCTCCATAATGACGTTAAACACATAAAAATGTGAACTGCTGAATACCATAACGAAGGTAGTTCTCATAAATATCTGGTTGTATCAGACAATAAAGGCCACACGTAAAGGGTCACGAATTACAGTTCACACTTTTTATGCATTTGCTAAGGCTTTTCGGTCTAGCCATGATATACTGCCTATATAAAGCACAAAGGAGGGGCCCCATCATGCTTATTGAATTTTCCGTCCAGAATGCTACTTCTATCAAAGACGAAATGATCCTTTCAGCTGAAACAGGTGAACGTCTCAGCCGCCTCAAGGAAACTAATACCATCAGGGAAAACAACAGTTCACTGCTAAAAAATCTCATGATTATTGGTCCAAACGGCTCTGGCAAGGCAAATATCATCAATGCACTCAAATTGATGCGATCCATGGTCTTAAACGACCCTGATAAAATCACTACATCATTGCCGTATAATCCATTTAGGTTAAATACGCTTAATGCCAAAGCACCGACCAAATTTCAAGTTAAATTCAATTATGGAAATCAAACCTTTCAATATTCCTTCTCTTATGTTTCCAAAGCAATCGTTGCCGAGAAACTAACCCAGGTTCTCAAAACAACTGAACGGACGATTTTTGCTAGGGAGGGTCAAAATTATCCGGTGCTGGATGAGGAGCTTAAGAAAGTTGCCGCAAATACCAAAAAGAACTCACTTTTTCTTTTCAATGCACAAAAGGCAAATATCTCCGCGGCAATTACCGTTCTCGAATGGTTTCAAAAGGATCTTGTTTTCGTCAATAGCAAGAACATTATTCCTGACCAGCTAACCGAGTTAATGGATGACAAACGAATCAAAGATGAATTTCTACGCTTTCTTCGCTTTGCTGACTTCAATATTATTGATGTTAAAGTCAGAGATATTCCTTTGAGCCTCCCGGAAGAGATCAAAAAAATCATGGCGACTTTGCAACCAGAGATTGACCTTCCTGATACTCGAAAAGAACTCTATGCTTCCCACAAACAATACGATGGTAACGGCAACGTTATTGGTACTGAGGAAATCCCACTTACTCAAGAATCACGGGGCACCCAAAAAATTTTCCTGATTGCACTCTCTATCATCAATGCCCATCTTAACGGCAATGGTAAGACAATTCTCTTCGACGAATTTGATGATTCCTTACATTTCGAATTATCAAAAGCGTTAGTCGAAATCTTCAACTCTAAGCAAAATAGAAACCAGTTCATTCTGACCACCCACGAACTGCAACTGCTCAATTCGGAATTGCGAACGGATCAAATTTATCTGGTCGAGAAAGATTTTCAAGGCAGAAGTTCGCTTTACTCTGTTTTTGATTTCAAGGACAGCAAGAACACGGCTCGCCATGACGTTCAATATATGAAGCGCTATATTGAAGGCCGATTCGGCTCCCTGCCGCAAATTGATGTCGACGAGATGCTCAGCGCATTGAATGCCAGCAATCCACCAGCGAGGAAGTAATGA
Above is a window of Lacticaseibacillus casei DSM 20011 = JCM 1134 = ATCC 393 DNA encoding:
- a CDS encoding AAA family ATPase, which produces MLIEFSVQNATSIKDEMILSAETGERLSRLKETNTIRENNSSLLKNLMIIGPNGSGKANIINALKLMRSMVLNDPDKITTSLPYNPFRLNTLNAKAPTKFQVKFNYGNQTFQYSFSYVSKAIVAEKLTQVLKTTERTIFAREGQNYPVLDEELKKVAANTKKNSLFLFNAQKANISAAITVLEWFQKDLVFVNSKNIIPDQLTELMDDKRIKDEFLRFLRFADFNIIDVKVRDIPLSLPEEIKKIMATLQPEIDLPDTRKELYASHKQYDGNGNVIGTEEIPLTQESRGTQKIFLIALSIINAHLNGNGKTILFDEFDDSLHFELSKALVEIFNSKQNRNQFILTTHELQLLNSELRTDQIYLVEKDFQGRSSLYSVFDFKDSKNTARHDVQYMKRYIEGRFGSLPQIDVDEMLSALNASNPPARK
- a CDS encoding ABC transporter ATP-binding protein: MDKQPVVTVENVTKTYGKRGEKQTPALKGVSFQVEPGEFVGIMGASGSGKTTLLNILSTLDRPTSGAVRIKGEDVTKLKGNALSDFRAKKIGFIFQDFNLLENLTGRENIALPLALQNVSAKKQQAAVDQIAATLGIAAVLDHYPTELSGGQKQRVAAARALVQQPDILFGDEPTGALDSKAARELLDTMDDLNKNHGVSILLVTHDPFSASYASRILFIKDGQIESELVHGDKSQEAFYQEILETLGTFQK
- a CDS encoding YxeA family protein — protein: MKKMLIGLVVLIVLGFGAMKAYQHFSYGGPSYYTKITEKGKESNDSEGNKQYDYKLTGYDEKGQAKQLKFKVYRDRHLKMNAYLKMTYNKNRGVTRWQSVPSKDVPKAARQKLD